The Methylomagnum ishizawai genome has a window encoding:
- a CDS encoding SDR family NAD(P)-dependent oxidoreductase has product MTTPLQNRVVLVTGATGALGSATAQACARAGATVVLLSRGIPRLEKLYDAIVAAGGPQPALYPLDLAGATEKDYADLADTLERELGALHGLVHCAAELGSLGPLADVTGERWQRLLHVNLTAPAIMTRELLPLLKAGAGAAVFVGDSAVGLGKAYWGGYGVAKIGLEGYARILADETEGHGLKVHYFIPGPLQSPIRRSAYPAEPPEALAKPDTAAGRILALLAPNP; this is encoded by the coding sequence ATGACCACACCCCTGCAAAACCGCGTCGTCCTCGTCACCGGGGCCACGGGCGCCCTGGGTTCGGCGACCGCCCAGGCTTGCGCCCGCGCCGGCGCGACCGTGGTGCTGCTGAGCCGCGGAATCCCCCGGCTGGAAAAGCTCTACGACGCCATCGTCGCCGCGGGCGGTCCCCAACCCGCCCTCTATCCGCTGGACCTGGCCGGGGCCACCGAGAAGGACTACGCCGACCTGGCCGACACCCTGGAACGCGAACTCGGGGCTTTGCACGGGCTGGTGCATTGCGCCGCCGAACTCGGCAGCCTCGGCCCCCTGGCCGATGTCACCGGCGAACGCTGGCAACGCCTGCTCCATGTCAACCTGACCGCCCCCGCCATCATGACCCGCGAACTGCTGCCCCTGCTCAAAGCCGGCGCGGGCGCGGCGGTGTTTGTGGGCGATTCGGCGGTCGGGCTGGGCAAAGCCTATTGGGGCGGCTATGGCGTGGCGAAAATCGGCCTCGAAGGCTACGCCCGCATCCTCGCCGACGAAACCGAAGGCCATGGACTCAAGGTCCATTATTTCATCCCCGGCCCGCTCCAAAGCCCGATCCGGCGTTCGGCCTATCCCGCCGAACCCCCGGAAGCGCTGGCGAAGCCGGACACCGCCGCCGGGCGCATCCTCGCCCTGCTGGCCCCGAATCCGTAA
- the ubiG gene encoding bifunctional 2-polyprenyl-6-hydroxyphenol methylase/3-demethylubiquinol 3-O-methyltransferase UbiG: MTPTDNVHEHEIRKFGALAERWWDPAGEFQTLHAVNPLRLQFIRSHAELSGRRVVDVGCGGGILTEGLARAGAEALGIDLGEELLEVAARHAEAAALAVDYRHISAEALAGEQPGGFDHVTCMEMLEHVPDPAAIVRSCADLVKPGGRVFFSTLNRNLKAYLLAIVGAEYLLKMIPKGTHDFSTFIKPSELGRWAREAGLDLLGLEGIVYNPLTRQFNLSRRDIGVNYLAAFAKPEA, encoded by the coding sequence ATGACCCCGACCGACAACGTACACGAACACGAAATCCGCAAATTCGGCGCCTTGGCCGAGCGCTGGTGGGACCCCGCCGGCGAATTCCAGACCTTGCACGCGGTGAACCCGCTGCGCCTGCAATTCATCCGTTCCCATGCCGAATTATCGGGCCGGCGCGTGGTGGACGTGGGCTGCGGCGGCGGCATCCTGACCGAAGGCCTGGCGCGGGCCGGGGCCGAGGCGCTGGGTATCGACCTGGGCGAGGAACTCCTGGAGGTCGCAGCCCGGCACGCCGAAGCCGCCGCGCTGGCCGTGGACTACCGCCACATCAGCGCCGAAGCGCTGGCCGGGGAACAGCCGGGCGGTTTCGACCACGTCACCTGCATGGAGATGTTGGAACATGTGCCCGACCCCGCCGCCATCGTGCGTTCCTGCGCCGACCTGGTGAAACCGGGCGGACGGGTGTTCTTCTCCACCCTCAACCGCAACCTCAAAGCCTATCTGCTCGCCATCGTCGGCGCGGAATACCTGCTCAAGATGATCCCCAAGGGCACCCATGATTTCTCCACCTTCATCAAACCCTCGGAACTCGGGCGCTGGGCGCGGGAAGCCGGGCTGGACCTTTTGGGACTCGAAGGCATCGTCTACAACCCGCTGACCCGGCAATTCAACCTGAGCCGCCGCGACATCGGCGTGAACTACCTGGCGGCCTTCGCCAAACCGGAAGCATGA
- a CDS encoding TRZ/ATZ family hydrolase: MPIDTLLSARWIIPVEPDGLVLEHHTLALAAGRIAAILPTAEARARYPNAAAEEFPLHALIPGFVNAHTHAAMSLLRGVADDRPLMEWLTEHIWPLEQRWVDEDFVRDGTDLALAEMIRGGITCFNDMYFFPEVTARQAALCGMRAVVGLIVVDFPSAWATGADEYLSKGLELHEALNGDPLISVAFAPHAPYSVSDEPLSRLRRLAAELERPIHMHVHETAGEIEESLQRHGVRPLERLGALNLPGPNFVAVHMTQLTEEDIDLIARGGASVVHCPESNLKLASGFCPVAKLVAAGVNVAIGTDGAASNNDLDVMGEMRMAALLAKAVAEDASVVPARTALRMATFNGARALGLDSEIGSLELGKAADITAIRLDGIETQPLYNPISDLVYAASRHQVTDVWVAGKRLLYKRELTTLDAVEICRRAQDWRQKLMP, encoded by the coding sequence ATGCCTATCGACACCCTCCTGAGCGCGCGCTGGATCATCCCCGTGGAACCCGACGGCCTGGTGCTGGAACACCACACGCTGGCCCTGGCGGCGGGCCGCATCGCCGCCATCCTGCCCACCGCCGAGGCCCGCGCCCGCTATCCCAACGCCGCCGCCGAGGAATTCCCGCTCCACGCCCTGATCCCCGGCTTCGTCAACGCCCATACCCACGCCGCCATGTCCCTGCTGCGGGGCGTCGCCGACGACCGCCCGCTGATGGAATGGCTCACCGAGCATATCTGGCCCCTGGAACAGCGCTGGGTGGACGAGGATTTCGTGCGCGACGGCACCGACCTGGCCCTGGCCGAGATGATCCGGGGCGGGATCACCTGCTTCAACGACATGTATTTCTTCCCGGAAGTCACGGCGCGGCAAGCCGCACTGTGCGGGATGCGGGCGGTGGTGGGGCTGATCGTGGTGGATTTCCCCAGCGCCTGGGCCACGGGAGCGGACGAATACCTGAGCAAAGGCCTGGAATTGCACGAGGCGTTGAACGGCGACCCGCTCATCAGCGTGGCCTTCGCGCCCCACGCGCCCTATTCCGTCTCCGACGAACCCTTGTCCCGGCTGCGCCGGCTCGCCGCCGAACTGGAACGGCCCATCCATATGCATGTCCACGAGACCGCCGGTGAAATCGAGGAAAGCCTCCAGCGCCACGGTGTGCGCCCGCTGGAAAGGCTCGGGGCGCTGAACCTGCCCGGTCCCAACTTCGTCGCCGTGCATATGACCCAGCTCACCGAGGAGGACATCGACCTCATCGCCCGCGGCGGGGCCAGCGTGGTGCATTGCCCGGAATCCAACCTCAAGCTGGCGAGCGGCTTCTGCCCGGTGGCGAAACTGGTGGCGGCGGGGGTCAATGTCGCCATCGGCACCGACGGCGCGGCCAGCAACAACGACCTGGACGTGATGGGCGAGATGCGGATGGCGGCGCTCCTGGCCAAGGCCGTGGCCGAGGACGCCAGCGTGGTCCCGGCCCGGACCGCGCTCAGGATGGCGACCTTCAACGGGGCCAGGGCGCTGGGGCTCGATAGCGAAATCGGCTCCCTGGAACTGGGCAAGGCCGCCGATATCACCGCGATCCGGCTGGACGGCATCGAAACCCAACCGCTGTACAATCCCATCTCCGACCTGGTCTACGCCGCCAGCCGCCATCAGGTGACGGATGTCTGGGTGGCGGGCAAACGGCTCTTGTACAAGCGCGAACTGACCACGCTGGACGCCGTCGAGATTTGCCGCCGCGCCCAGGACTGGCGGCAAAAACTGATGCCGTAG
- the sufT gene encoding putative Fe-S cluster assembly protein SufT, giving the protein MYGHSHGYGRESIALQREVNVVNIPEGTPGTLPAGHIVTLYQSLGGNFTVTTEWGYMVRIAGEDADALGKEPPALGNLASGTDAGTVERNAWEILKTIFDPEIPVNIVDLGLVYHCGVRPREDGLNDVHILMTLTAPGCGMGPVLQYDAEAAVKNLPGVGDVRVEVVFDPPWSRDRMSEVAKLQLGMI; this is encoded by the coding sequence ATGTACGGTCATAGCCATGGTTACGGGCGCGAGAGCATCGCCCTGCAACGCGAAGTGAACGTGGTCAACATCCCCGAAGGCACCCCCGGCACCCTGCCCGCCGGGCATATCGTCACGCTTTACCAATCCCTGGGCGGCAATTTCACGGTGACGACGGAATGGGGCTATATGGTCCGCATCGCCGGCGAGGACGCCGACGCCCTGGGCAAGGAACCCCCCGCCCTCGGCAACCTCGCCAGCGGCACCGACGCCGGGACGGTGGAACGCAACGCCTGGGAAATCCTCAAGACCATCTTCGATCCCGAAATCCCGGTGAATATCGTGGACCTGGGGCTGGTCTACCACTGCGGGGTGCGGCCACGGGAAGACGGGTTGAACGACGTGCATATCCTCATGACCCTGACCGCGCCGGGCTGCGGCATGGGGCCGGTCCTGCAATACGACGCCGAGGCGGCGGTGAAGAACCTGCCGGGCGTGGGCGATGTGCGGGTGGAAGTGGTGTTCGATCCGCCCTGGAGCCGCGACAGGATGTCGGAGGTGGCGAAATTGCAGTTGGGGATGATTTGA
- a CDS encoding cytochrome C encodes MNSLGLLRQRRGPALAALGFLLCGPWFAQFATAAATAATSINSTSQNKPKKLNAVPQAAQRIDGSKGYRVLATNDLGMHCSDLDYRIAAILPPYNSVHSQVVRIGTSSANPPRLLDATAIDLYYSAVANPQEPLLAGGAYIPPPGYENPPAGTTAVFKGNFWACQSGAATCAVTATNAYKAYNPFYPAGILGLFNLTPDYGLPTPDVERLYLGDGQLTADQSAMPGQSGPMTANAPRKFGRYNQSYPVFKDFPFGYVAQPGWFSAEGIPITNWDDGGRLNAYPLLRVQAVAKGALPTDAANLLASLDTVAPVSGEANCRSCHTDGAAANGGLGGNGVATVGLAQVFSAADDPKFGKVPLAVSVEYAADKNIVGLHDQREGAQYVNSATGKAAPCDAAHPGNCLIKKTPVACQTCHYTPALDLAQVGPMGPGTSANGRQQTLHESMSRVMHGFHGALTDGHGAKLIPDMPAPGQRTPQQTQALLQQTCYTCHPGNNTKCLRGVMAENNVVCQDCHGGMAQIGEDFSKGVSRSHPGAFTLDGSLRVPWADEPACGSCHTGDALSNLAKAANTVKSADGINLAQAYRVGDASAKPIVPGNDALGVVGVNGNKRFAEPVVATALGAKPMLYRFSTGHGGVYCQGCHGSTHAEWSNTALNDNDDVPSAQLQGHTGPIVECSTCHKNDLGITLDGPHGMHPVGASRFVQGGHEDYAEHHLNECRACHGTDLKGTALSKAQADRTLKVEDRTVKIAKGQAVACNTCHEMPGH; translated from the coding sequence ATGAATAGCCTAGGATTATTACGCCAACGGCGCGGCCCGGCCCTGGCCGCGCTGGGATTTTTGCTCTGTGGCCCGTGGTTCGCGCAGTTCGCCACGGCGGCGGCGACGGCGGCCACCTCCATCAATTCGACCAGCCAGAACAAGCCCAAGAAGCTCAACGCCGTGCCCCAGGCCGCCCAACGCATCGATGGCAGCAAGGGCTACCGGGTGTTGGCGACCAACGACCTGGGGATGCATTGCTCCGATCTCGATTACCGGATCGCGGCCATCCTGCCGCCCTACAACTCGGTGCATTCGCAGGTCGTGCGCATCGGCACCTCCAGCGCCAATCCGCCCCGGTTGCTCGACGCGACCGCCATCGACCTGTATTACTCGGCGGTGGCGAATCCCCAGGAACCCTTGCTGGCGGGCGGCGCTTACATCCCGCCGCCGGGTTACGAGAATCCCCCGGCCGGGACCACGGCGGTGTTCAAGGGTAATTTCTGGGCCTGCCAGTCGGGCGCGGCCACTTGCGCCGTGACCGCCACCAATGCCTACAAAGCCTATAACCCGTTCTATCCGGCGGGCATCCTGGGCCTGTTCAACCTGACGCCGGATTACGGCCTGCCCACGCCGGATGTCGAGCGGCTCTATCTGGGCGATGGCCAATTGACGGCGGACCAGTCGGCGATGCCGGGCCAAAGCGGACCGATGACGGCCAACGCGCCGCGGAAGTTTGGCCGCTATAACCAGAGCTATCCGGTGTTCAAGGATTTCCCGTTCGGTTATGTCGCCCAGCCGGGTTGGTTCTCGGCGGAAGGCATTCCCATCACCAACTGGGACGATGGCGGGCGGCTCAATGCCTATCCGCTGCTGCGGGTGCAGGCCGTGGCCAAGGGCGCTTTGCCCACCGACGCGGCCAACCTGCTGGCGAGCCTGGATACCGTCGCCCCGGTGTCGGGCGAGGCCAATTGCCGCAGTTGCCATACCGACGGCGCGGCGGCCAATGGCGGCCTGGGCGGCAATGGCGTCGCCACCGTCGGCTTGGCCCAGGTGTTCAGCGCCGCCGACGATCCCAAGTTCGGCAAGGTGCCCCTGGCCGTCAGTGTGGAATACGCCGCCGACAAGAATATCGTCGGCCTGCACGACCAGCGCGAAGGCGCGCAATACGTCAATTCGGCCACCGGCAAAGCCGCGCCCTGCGATGCCGCGCATCCGGGCAATTGCTTGATCAAAAAGACCCCGGTCGCCTGCCAGACCTGTCATTACACCCCCGCCCTGGACCTCGCCCAGGTCGGCCCGATGGGGCCGGGCACCAGCGCCAACGGACGCCAACAAACACTGCATGAATCCATGTCGCGGGTGATGCACGGTTTCCACGGTGCCCTGACCGACGGCCACGGGGCCAAGCTCATCCCCGACATGCCCGCGCCGGGCCAGCGCACTCCCCAGCAAACCCAGGCGTTGCTGCAACAAACCTGCTATACCTGCCATCCGGGCAATAACACCAAATGCCTGCGCGGGGTCATGGCCGAGAACAACGTGGTCTGCCAGGATTGCCACGGCGGCATGGCGCAGATCGGCGAGGATTTCTCGAAAGGAGTGTCGCGCAGCCATCCGGGCGCGTTCACGCTGGATGGGAGCCTCCGCGTGCCCTGGGCCGACGAACCCGCTTGCGGTTCCTGCCATACCGGCGACGCCCTCAGCAACCTCGCCAAGGCCGCGAATACGGTGAAATCCGCCGACGGCATCAATCTGGCCCAGGCCTACCGGGTCGGGGACGCCAGCGCCAAACCCATCGTGCCGGGCAACGATGCCCTGGGCGTGGTCGGCGTCAACGGCAATAAGCGCTTCGCCGAGCCGGTGGTCGCGACCGCCCTGGGCGCGAAGCCGATGTTGTACCGCTTCAGCACCGGCCATGGCGGCGTCTATTGCCAGGGTTGCCATGGCAGCACCCATGCCGAGTGGTCGAACACCGCGCTCAACGACAACGACGACGTGCCCTCGGCCCAATTGCAAGGCCATACCGGACCCATCGTCGAATGCTCGACCTGCCATAAGAACGACCTCGGCATCACCCTGGACGGGCCGCATGGGATGCACCCGGTGGGCGCGAGCCGCTTCGTCCAGGGCGGGCACGAGGATTATGCCGAGCATCATCTCAACGAGTGCCGGGCCTGCCATGGCACCGACCTCAAGGGCACGGCCTTGTCCAAGGCCCAGGCCGACCGCACCCTGAAAGTGGAAGACCGCACGGTCAAGATCGCCAAGGGCCAGGCCGTGGCCTGCAATACCTGCCACGAGATGCCCGGCCACTGA
- a CDS encoding HAD family hydrolase, with translation MKNTAPAITAVLFDLDGTLLDTAPDLVFALNAALAEAGLPPCAATAVKPHISGGARAMLGHALGRPVAAAGEPLLQRMLDLYQTHLADRTGLFEGMDTVLAELDARGLPWGIVTNKRRRFTDPLAAALRLTPRTACIVSGDTTAECKPHPLPLLEASRRLGHAPERCVYIGDAAKDMEAGRRAGMTTLAAWYGYIAADDNPLGWGADGHIHRPLDLLAWLDGGTQP, from the coding sequence ATGAAGAACACCGCGCCCGCGATCACCGCCGTGCTGTTCGACCTGGACGGCACCTTGCTGGACACCGCGCCCGACCTGGTTTTCGCCCTCAACGCCGCCCTGGCCGAGGCCGGCCTGCCCCCTTGCGCGGCGACGGCGGTGAAACCCCATATTTCGGGCGGGGCGCGGGCCATGCTGGGCCATGCCCTGGGCCGTCCGGTGGCGGCGGCGGGGGAACCGTTGCTACAGCGGATGCTGGACCTTTATCAAACCCATCTGGCCGACCGGACCGGATTGTTCGAGGGCATGGATACCGTGCTGGCCGAATTGGACGCCCGCGGCCTGCCCTGGGGCATCGTCACCAACAAGCGCCGCCGCTTCACCGACCCCCTGGCGGCGGCGCTCCGGCTCACCCCGCGGACCGCCTGCATCGTCAGCGGCGACACCACCGCCGAATGCAAACCCCATCCCCTGCCCCTGCTGGAAGCCAGCCGCCGCCTGGGACACGCGCCGGAACGCTGTGTCTATATCGGCGATGCCGCCAAGGATATGGAAGCGGGCCGCCGCGCCGGGATGACCACCTTGGCGGCTTGGTACGGCTATATCGCGGCGGACGACAACCCCTTGGGCTGGGGAGCCGATGGCCATATCCACCGGCCCTTGGACCTGCTCGCTTGGTTGGACGGAGGAACACAGCCATGA
- a CDS encoding MFS transporter yields MNAPAGPGLPYVRLSGIYFFYFCALGAFLPYWPLYLEGIGFDPVQIGQIMAIPAATKIVSPNLWGWLADHTGRTLRLIRWAAFSTFAGFCAVFWVRDYAGVAWVMLGFSFFWNAILPLFETITLGHLHGQAQRYSRIRMWGSIGFIALVALLGKGLDGLFPVACLPQAVAVLFGALWLNTLVVPSSGRENHGEGQGSLAVILKRPDVIAFFTANMLLQVAHGPYYVFFSVYLEEHGFDGAGIGQLWALGVFAEIVLFAGFHRLLRLASPRAILLGSLALSAARWLMIAWGVDHLAWLLIAQVLHAASFGAVHAVAIHLVHGYFRGPHHGKGQALYSSLSFGLGGALGSFLSGYGWEAFGPHWVFTAAAGCCLLALLVAWPGVGRSRSPA; encoded by the coding sequence ATAAACGCTCCTGCCGGGCCGGGCCTGCCCTACGTCCGGCTGTCCGGCATCTATTTCTTCTACTTCTGCGCCCTGGGCGCGTTCCTGCCGTACTGGCCGTTGTATCTGGAAGGCATCGGTTTCGATCCGGTCCAGATCGGCCAGATCATGGCGATCCCCGCCGCCACCAAGATCGTTTCCCCCAACCTCTGGGGCTGGCTGGCCGACCATACGGGCCGGACCCTGCGCTTGATCCGTTGGGCCGCGTTTTCCACCTTCGCGGGGTTCTGCGCCGTGTTCTGGGTGCGGGACTATGCCGGGGTGGCCTGGGTCATGCTGGGGTTCAGCTTCTTCTGGAACGCCATCCTGCCTTTGTTCGAGACCATCACCCTGGGCCATTTGCACGGGCAGGCGCAACGCTATAGCCGCATCCGGATGTGGGGTTCCATCGGCTTCATCGCCTTGGTGGCATTGCTGGGCAAGGGGCTGGACGGGCTGTTCCCGGTCGCGTGTCTGCCGCAGGCGGTGGCCGTGCTGTTCGGGGCGCTGTGGCTGAATACCCTGGTGGTGCCATCCTCCGGGCGCGAGAACCATGGCGAAGGGCAGGGCAGCTTGGCCGTTATCCTGAAACGCCCGGATGTGATCGCCTTCTTCACGGCCAATATGCTGTTGCAGGTCGCCCATGGGCCGTACTACGTGTTCTTCTCGGTCTACCTGGAGGAACACGGCTTCGACGGGGCCGGGATCGGCCAGCTTTGGGCCTTGGGGGTGTTCGCCGAAATCGTCCTGTTCGCCGGGTTCCACCGGCTGCTGCGCCTCGCCAGTCCCCGCGCCATCCTGCTGGGCAGCCTCGCCCTGAGCGCGGCGCGGTGGCTGATGATCGCCTGGGGCGTGGACCATCTGGCTTGGTTGCTCATCGCCCAGGTGTTGCACGCAGCCAGTTTCGGGGCGGTCCACGCGGTCGCCATCCATTTGGTGCATGGCTATTTCCGGGGGCCGCACCATGGCAAGGGACAGGCGCTCTATAGCAGCCTGAGTTTCGGGCTGGGCGGGGCGTTGGGGAGTTTCCTCAGCGGCTATGGCTGGGAGGCGTTCGGGCCGCATTGGGTGTTCACGGCGGCGGCGGGGTGTTGCCTGCTGGCCTTGCTGGTGGCTTGGCCGGGGGTGGGGCGGAGCCGGTCTCCGGCTTGA
- a CDS encoding dicarboxylate/amino acid:cation symporter produces the protein MSPNAYDPGGFSTEPDPEPRMDIHPNTHTHPPNRQTLHVLAALLLGVVAGEILNLGLGADSPALAALVGGCGVVTDIFMRLIKMIIAPLVFATLVVGMAKMGDGKAVGRIGGKAILWFFSASLLSLVLGMMLVNLFDPGAALHLEPPPAGTDTGLAKTAPSFGNFVAHIFPKSIAEAMAQNEILQIVVFSVFFGVAAAQLEELALPMVKTLDALGHIMLKMTGYVMRFAPVAVFAAMVAVIAKQGLRVLATYGLLIGEFYLGLFLLWGVLGLAGYLCLGRRVLSLVRHIREPMLLAFGTASSEAAYPMLLRQLERFGCEERVCGFVLPLGYSFNLDGSMMYMTFAVLFIAGAYGIEMPLADQLLMLLVLLFTSKGVAGVPRASLIVISATLSMFHIPEAGVLLLLGIDQLLDMGRSATNVLGNSVAAAVVSRWEKALR, from the coding sequence TTGTCCCCGAACGCATACGATCCGGGCGGCTTTTCCACCGAACCCGACCCGGAACCCCGCATGGATATCCACCCGAACACGCATACCCATCCCCCCAACCGCCAAACCCTCCACGTCCTCGCGGCCCTGCTGCTGGGGGTGGTGGCGGGCGAAATCCTCAACCTGGGCCTGGGCGCGGACAGCCCCGCCCTTGCCGCCCTCGTCGGCGGTTGCGGGGTCGTCACCGATATTTTCATGCGGCTCATCAAGATGATCATCGCGCCCCTGGTGTTCGCCACCCTGGTGGTGGGCATGGCGAAGATGGGCGATGGCAAGGCGGTCGGGCGCATCGGCGGCAAGGCCATCCTGTGGTTCTTCTCGGCCTCCTTGCTCAGCCTGGTGCTGGGGATGATGTTGGTGAACCTGTTCGATCCGGGCGCGGCCCTGCATTTGGAGCCGCCGCCCGCCGGCACCGACACCGGCTTGGCCAAGACCGCGCCGAGCTTCGGCAATTTCGTCGCCCATATCTTCCCCAAGAGCATCGCCGAGGCCATGGCCCAGAACGAAATCCTGCAAATCGTGGTGTTCTCGGTGTTCTTCGGGGTGGCCGCCGCCCAGTTGGAGGAACTGGCCCTGCCCATGGTCAAGACCCTGGACGCCTTGGGCCATATCATGCTGAAGATGACCGGCTATGTGATGCGCTTCGCGCCGGTGGCGGTGTTCGCCGCCATGGTCGCGGTCATCGCCAAGCAGGGTTTGAGGGTGTTGGCGACCTATGGTTTGTTGATCGGCGAGTTCTATCTCGGCTTGTTCCTGCTGTGGGGCGTGCTGGGTTTGGCGGGATATCTATGCCTGGGGCGGCGGGTGCTGTCCTTGGTGCGGCATATCCGCGAGCCGATGCTGTTGGCCTTCGGCACCGCCAGCAGCGAGGCGGCCTATCCCATGCTGCTGCGGCAGCTGGAGCGCTTCGGCTGCGAGGAGCGGGTGTGCGGCTTCGTGCTGCCCCTGGGTTATTCCTTCAACCTGGACGGCAGCATGATGTACATGACCTTCGCGGTCTTGTTCATCGCCGGGGCTTATGGGATCGAGATGCCGCTGGCCGACCAGTTGTTGATGTTGCTGGTGTTGTTGTTCACCAGCAAGGGCGTGGCGGGGGTGCCGAGGGCGTCCTTGATCGTGATTTCGGCCACGCTGTCGATGTTCCATATTCCCGAGGCGGGGGTGTTGCTCCTGCTCGGGATCGACCAGTTGTTGGACATGGGGCGCAGCGCCACCAATGTGCTGGGGAATAGCGTGGCGGCGGCGGTGGTGAGCCGGTGGGAGAAGGCGTTGCGCTGA
- a CDS encoding STAS/SEC14 domain-containing protein produces the protein MPLTLEHPQPGLMLVRASGTVTRPEADAAKQQVIAALPPQGKAHILIVIEPGFANLDPLANWDDDRDDELLQRHMSRLAIVGDLKWRDGALLFFLKDLLPFPIEFFKTGQEALAGAWLLHP, from the coding sequence ATGCCACTGACCTTGGAACACCCACAGCCCGGCCTCATGCTCGTCCGGGCCTCGGGCACAGTGACCCGCCCCGAAGCCGACGCGGCCAAACAACAGGTGATCGCCGCCCTTCCACCGCAAGGCAAGGCCCATATCCTCATCGTCATCGAACCCGGTTTCGCCAACCTGGACCCCCTCGCGAACTGGGACGACGACCGCGACGACGAACTCCTCCAACGCCACATGAGCCGGCTGGCCATCGTCGGCGACCTGAAATGGCGGGACGGTGCCTTGCTGTTCTTCCTCAAGGACTTGCTGCCCTTCCCCATCGAATTCTTCAAGACCGGGCAGGAAGCCTTGGCCGGGGCCTGGCTGCTGCATCCCTAG
- the mscL gene encoding large conductance mechanosensitive channel protein MscL, which produces MFEEFKKFILKGNVVDLSTGVIIGAAFTGIVTAFTKGIVEPILALAGGGPQPRLTIPIMNKLVEVTEKNAAGEPVTRTVNKLIELDIGSIIGAGVSFLITASVVFFIIVKPMNKLAELASRKKASEESEAPPPAPADIQLLTEIRDLLKSK; this is translated from the coding sequence ATGTTCGAAGAATTCAAAAAATTCATCCTGAAAGGCAATGTCGTCGACCTGTCCACCGGCGTCATCATCGGGGCCGCCTTCACCGGCATCGTGACGGCGTTCACCAAGGGCATCGTCGAACCCATCCTGGCCTTGGCCGGGGGCGGTCCCCAGCCCAGGCTGACCATCCCGATCATGAACAAGCTGGTCGAGGTCACGGAAAAGAACGCGGCGGGCGAACCCGTCACCCGCACCGTGAACAAGCTGATCGAACTGGATATCGGCAGCATCATCGGGGCCGGCGTCAGCTTCCTGATCACCGCGTCCGTGGTGTTCTTCATCATCGTCAAGCCGATGAACAAGCTGGCGGAGCTGGCCTCCCGGAAAAAAGCCAGCGAAGAATCGGAAGCCCCGCCGCCCGCGCCCGCCGATATTCAACTGCTGACCGAAATCCGGGATTTGCTGAAGAGCAAATGA